In Leptotrichia sp. OH3620_COT-345, the following proteins share a genomic window:
- a CDS encoding short-chain fatty acid transporter: MNKAKVKSNSSWLVKIGESFTRVSEKYMPDPSIFAVMLTITAFIISIVVTKVSPIQSLDNWYKGFWTLLSFAMQMSLVVIVGGVVADTPIIKSIINKIASIPKNGRQAAFVITLITILISFLQFGLSAVMGALLARNTTYSLKKRGVEVEYRLLSACSYIGYMTWCVGLSSSVGLTIATPGHFLEKEIGIIPMSVFMFNPMNIFLTISFVVVVPLIAYFLHPKDEGVQEIPEYALEALEAADSKVSEEEKTENKTFGEFLNNSKVVCMIIGLFGMSYVVRYFYLKGINLDLNIINTLFLFGGLLLHGTISKFVNSFSKSTSSAAGIIFQFPLYAGIMGIISYSGLGALIAEAIAKISTPFTFYFWTFIIASVLNFFTPSGGGQWAVQGPITIESAKIINGSVLKASLAVAYGNSWTNMAQPFWALAVLGVTGLKAKDIMGYSAALMLSSGFLFAIALLFFPV; the protein is encoded by the coding sequence ATGAACAAGGCAAAAGTAAAATCTAATTCTAGTTGGCTGGTAAAAATAGGAGAATCATTTACAAGAGTATCTGAAAAATATATGCCGGATCCGTCTATTTTTGCAGTTATGCTTACAATTACAGCATTTATAATTTCTATTGTTGTGACAAAAGTATCTCCGATACAAAGTCTTGATAATTGGTACAAAGGATTTTGGACACTGCTGTCTTTTGCGATGCAGATGTCATTAGTAGTCATAGTGGGAGGAGTAGTGGCGGATACTCCTATAATAAAATCAATAATAAACAAAATTGCTTCGATCCCTAAAAATGGAAGACAGGCAGCATTTGTAATTACATTAATAACAATACTTATTTCTTTTCTTCAGTTTGGATTAAGTGCAGTCATGGGAGCACTTTTGGCACGGAATACGACATATTCATTAAAAAAAAGAGGAGTTGAAGTTGAGTATCGTCTACTATCGGCATGTTCGTATATAGGATACATGACATGGTGTGTCGGACTTTCAAGTTCAGTTGGATTAACTATTGCAACACCGGGACATTTCCTTGAAAAGGAAATAGGAATTATTCCGATGAGTGTATTTATGTTTAATCCGATGAATATTTTTCTGACAATATCTTTCGTAGTGGTTGTTCCGTTAATAGCATATTTTTTACATCCCAAAGATGAAGGAGTTCAGGAAATACCGGAATATGCTTTGGAAGCTTTAGAAGCCGCTGATAGTAAAGTTTCTGAAGAAGAAAAAACGGAAAATAAAACATTCGGAGAATTTTTAAATAACAGTAAAGTTGTATGTATGATAATCGGTTTATTTGGAATGTCTTATGTTGTACGTTATTTTTATTTAAAGGGAATTAATCTGGATTTGAATATAATTAACACTTTATTTTTATTTGGAGGGCTACTTTTACATGGAACAATATCAAAATTCGTAAATTCTTTTTCAAAATCAACATCCAGTGCAGCAGGAATAATTTTTCAGTTTCCTCTATATGCAGGAATTATGGGTATAATAAGTTATTCAGGTTTGGGAGCACTTATTGCAGAAGCTATAGCAAAAATAAGTACACCGTTTACATTTTATTTCTGGACATTTATAATAGCCTCCGTATTAAATTTTTTCACACCTTCAGGAGGAGGTCAATGGGCGGTACAGGGACCTATAACAATTGAATCGGCAAAAATTATCAATGGAAGTGTATTAAAAGCTTCATTGGCAGTAGCATATGGAAATTCATGGACAAATATGGCACAACCTTTCTGGGCGTTGGCCGTATTGGGTGTGACTGGACTTAAAGCTAAAGATATAATGGGATATTCAGCAGCATTAATGCTTTCTTCAGGGTTTTTATTTGCTATTGCATTATTGTTTTTCCCTGTATAA